A genomic window from Agreia sp. COWG includes:
- the mscL gene encoding large conductance mechanosensitive channel protein MscL: MIKGFKEFILRGNVIDLAVAVVIGAAFTAVVTSIVANIFTPILGQLANAKDLESAFRIPVGDGEIKLGAVLASIIQFVIIAAVVYFVFVVPVNHLKKVAFLKKQQPTPETVTAPPSEAELLTEIRDLLAKQQSTGTHGA; the protein is encoded by the coding sequence ATGATCAAGGGCTTCAAAGAGTTCATCCTGCGCGGAAACGTGATCGACCTGGCCGTGGCCGTCGTCATCGGCGCGGCATTCACGGCGGTTGTGACCTCGATCGTCGCCAACATCTTCACTCCGATTCTCGGCCAGTTGGCCAACGCGAAAGATCTCGAGAGCGCCTTCCGCATCCCTGTGGGCGACGGGGAGATCAAGCTCGGCGCCGTGCTCGCCTCGATAATTCAGTTCGTCATCATCGCAGCCGTCGTGTACTTCGTCTTCGTGGTGCCGGTGAACCACCTGAAGAAGGTCGCCTTCCTCAAGAAGCAGCAGCCCACCCCCGAGACCGTCACCGCTCCCCCGAGCGAGGCCGAGCTGCTCACCGAGATCCGCGATCTTCTCGCGAAGCAGCAGTCCACCGGAACCCACGGCGCCTAG
- a CDS encoding FmdB family zinc ribbon protein encodes MPTYSYRCTECTNAFDIHQAFTDDSLTVCPVCGGKLRKVFSAVGVTFNGSGFYRNDSRAAEKSSSASGSSTGSKSESASKASESKTSDSTSSKPSTMSTPSAPKAPSATSSSSS; translated from the coding sequence GTGCCCACCTATTCATACCGATGCACCGAGTGCACCAATGCCTTCGACATCCACCAGGCCTTCACCGACGACTCGCTCACGGTGTGCCCCGTCTGCGGCGGCAAGCTGCGCAAGGTCTTCAGCGCCGTCGGCGTGACCTTCAACGGCTCGGGTTTCTACCGCAACGACTCCAGGGCCGCAGAGAAGTCATCGTCCGCGAGCGGGTCTTCCACCGGTTCGAAGTCGGAGTCTGCCTCGAAGGCCTCGGAATCGAAGACCTCGGACTCGACATCTTCGAAGCCCAGCACGATGTCGACCCCGAGCGCGCCGAAGGCTCCCAGCGCCACCTCTTCGTCATCCTCCTAA
- a CDS encoding NmrA/HSCARG family protein, translating to MSIRTTGTIAVFGATGQQGGAVIDALLEHKASVRAMVRDPQADRAQALAARDVELAAIQTDDPASLSAALMGVEAFYFMTPEANNLEEVETEIRIGTALVDAAAGARVPHVVFSSVFGADQESGVPHHDSKRAIEEHLKTSGLKASMIRSTPFMEVLAPRLEHGEIVLRLPLPEDAVLKMISVKDVGRVAALLLLGIADSPGGAVELVGDELTGPQIAATFGAHAGLPARYEALPLSVLASDLDRAMFRQFAKMAEYPTDLAAARAIEPAIKNLAEWIRFTGWTASTNVASS from the coding sequence ATGAGCATACGGACGACCGGCACGATCGCAGTCTTCGGCGCGACGGGGCAACAGGGTGGCGCGGTCATCGACGCACTGCTAGAGCACAAGGCCTCGGTGCGGGCCATGGTCCGCGACCCTCAAGCCGACCGAGCTCAGGCGCTGGCCGCTCGCGACGTCGAGCTGGCGGCCATCCAGACTGATGACCCGGCATCGTTGAGTGCCGCGCTGATGGGAGTCGAAGCGTTCTACTTCATGACCCCGGAGGCGAACAATCTCGAAGAGGTTGAGACGGAGATCCGCATTGGCACGGCGCTCGTCGACGCGGCGGCCGGGGCACGCGTCCCGCACGTGGTGTTCAGCTCGGTCTTCGGCGCCGATCAGGAGTCCGGCGTGCCGCACCATGACTCGAAGCGAGCAATTGAGGAGCACCTGAAGACGTCCGGCCTCAAAGCCTCGATGATTCGCTCCACCCCTTTCATGGAGGTGTTAGCGCCGAGGCTGGAGCACGGAGAGATCGTGCTGCGGCTGCCGCTGCCCGAGGATGCCGTCCTGAAAATGATCTCGGTGAAAGACGTCGGTCGGGTCGCAGCCTTGCTCTTGCTGGGCATCGCAGATTCGCCCGGCGGAGCCGTCGAACTCGTCGGCGACGAGCTGACGGGCCCCCAGATCGCTGCGACGTTCGGCGCGCACGCCGGACTCCCAGCACGGTACGAGGCCCTCCCATTGAGTGTGCTTGCCAGCGACCTCGATAGGGCGATGTTTCGCCAGTTCGCGAAGATGGCCGAGTACCCTACCGACCTTGCGGCGGCGCGGGCGATCGAGCCGGCAATCAAGAACCTAGCCGAATGGATCCGATTCACCGGCTGGACCGCGTCTACAAATGTGGCTAGTTCCTAA
- a CDS encoding 5-formyltetrahydrofolate cyclo-ligase: protein MVTDPSNIKRALRAELRERRRTRTSVERAAATSGFTSNLEKLVTDTGSTYLSCYLSATHEPNTREFLNWARTRGIRTLFPVAREDGLLDWTRGDGDAEAEGLFGMPEPVGEVLGPMEINDVDLILVPAAAVDTAGVRLGWGRGYFDKTLGSMQKCPPVYALIFDDELLESVPREIHDQPVDGVVTPTRIVTF from the coding sequence ATGGTCACAGACCCGAGCAACATCAAACGAGCACTGCGCGCCGAACTTCGTGAGCGACGCCGCACCCGAACGTCCGTCGAGAGGGCCGCAGCGACATCCGGCTTCACGAGCAATCTCGAGAAGCTGGTCACCGACACCGGTTCGACCTACCTCTCGTGCTATCTCTCGGCCACTCACGAACCGAACACCCGCGAGTTCCTGAACTGGGCGCGCACCAGGGGCATCCGCACCCTCTTTCCCGTCGCGCGAGAGGACGGCCTGCTCGACTGGACGCGTGGCGACGGTGATGCAGAGGCGGAGGGTCTGTTCGGAATGCCCGAGCCTGTCGGCGAGGTCCTCGGCCCGATGGAGATCAACGACGTCGACCTCATCCTGGTTCCGGCCGCCGCCGTCGACACCGCCGGGGTCAGATTGGGCTGGGGTCGGGGATACTTTGATAAGACACTCGGCAGCATGCAGAAATGCCCGCCGGTCTATGCGCTCATCTTCGACGACGAACTGCTCGAGTCCGTGCCCCGAGAGATTCACGACCAGCCGGTCGACGGGGTCGTCACCCCCACGCGCATCGTCACCTTCTAG
- a CDS encoding GNAT family N-acetyltransferase, with the protein MFVPTLSDGPIVIRPIRVRDAKALERELMENRGWLRKWEATNPNGPMSFDTRASIRSLQNNARAGYGLPFLIEYEGRLAGQLNVSSISYGSVSSASIGYWVSERFAGKNITPTAVALASDYSFFQVGLHRIEICIRPENAPSLRVVEKLGYRYEGLRRRFIHINGDWRDHFCFALVSEELPVGVLRRWKEGHVPAGEGSVPAPDLEAAQKAIETLPR; encoded by the coding sequence ATGTTTGTTCCTACGCTCTCCGACGGTCCGATCGTCATCAGGCCCATTCGCGTCCGTGACGCGAAGGCGCTCGAACGAGAGCTGATGGAGAACCGCGGTTGGCTGCGCAAGTGGGAGGCGACCAACCCGAACGGGCCGATGTCCTTCGATACGCGGGCCAGCATCCGGTCGTTGCAGAACAACGCGAGGGCTGGCTACGGCCTGCCGTTTCTCATCGAGTACGAGGGGCGGCTCGCCGGCCAGCTGAACGTATCGTCGATCAGTTACGGCTCGGTGTCGTCGGCCAGTATCGGCTACTGGGTCTCCGAGCGGTTCGCGGGTAAGAACATCACTCCCACGGCCGTGGCGCTCGCGTCGGACTACTCCTTCTTTCAGGTCGGACTCCACCGCATCGAGATCTGCATCCGGCCCGAGAACGCGCCGAGCCTGCGCGTCGTCGAGAAGCTCGGCTACCGCTACGAGGGGCTCAGAAGGCGGTTCATCCACATCAACGGCGACTGGCGCGATCACTTCTGCTTCGCTCTCGTGTCGGAGGAGCTGCCGGTCGGGGTGCTCCGACGATGGAAGGAAGGCCACGTGCCCGCCGGCGAAGGATCGGTGCCCGCACCTGATCTGGAAGCTGCGCAGAAGGCCATCGAGACCCTGCCCCGCTAG
- the galU gene encoding UTP--glucose-1-phosphate uridylyltransferase GalU has protein sequence MGTKITKAVIPAAGLGTRFLPATKALPKEMLPVVDKPAIQYVVEEAVAAGLDDILVVTGRNKHALANHFDRVTELEATLESKGDGNKLRMVNEATALAEMHYVRQGDPRGLGHAVSRARMHVGHQPFAVLLGDDLIDARDELLSRMIEVAEERTTSVVALLEVDPSVVHMYGVASIETTDDADVVRITGLVEKPSAEDAPSNYAVIGRYVLQPEIFDVLEKTEPGKGNEIQLTDALETLANDPSIANGVYGVVFRGRRYDTGDKLDYIKAIIQLASDREDLGGDLRPWLKEYVKGL, from the coding sequence ATGGGGACAAAGATTACAAAGGCCGTTATTCCTGCTGCCGGACTGGGAACACGATTCCTGCCGGCCACCAAGGCTCTGCCGAAGGAGATGCTGCCCGTCGTCGACAAGCCGGCGATCCAGTACGTGGTAGAAGAGGCGGTGGCAGCCGGCCTCGACGACATTCTCGTGGTCACCGGTCGCAACAAGCATGCGCTCGCCAATCACTTCGACCGCGTCACCGAGCTCGAGGCCACACTCGAGTCGAAGGGTGACGGCAACAAGCTGCGCATGGTGAACGAGGCCACCGCGCTCGCAGAGATGCACTACGTGCGCCAGGGTGACCCTCGAGGTCTCGGGCACGCGGTGTCTCGAGCGCGCATGCACGTGGGGCACCAGCCGTTCGCCGTTCTGCTCGGAGACGACCTGATCGATGCGCGCGACGAACTGCTGTCGCGCATGATCGAGGTCGCAGAAGAGCGCACCACCTCCGTGGTCGCCCTCCTCGAGGTCGATCCCTCCGTCGTGCACATGTACGGCGTCGCGTCGATCGAGACCACCGATGACGCCGACGTCGTGCGCATCACCGGACTGGTGGAGAAGCCCTCGGCCGAGGACGCGCCCTCGAACTACGCCGTGATCGGCCGCTATGTTCTGCAGCCCGAGATCTTCGACGTGCTCGAGAAGACCGAGCCGGGCAAAGGCAATGAGATCCAGCTCACCGACGCGCTCGAGACGCTCGCGAACGATCCGTCGATCGCGAACGGCGTCTACGGCGTGGTGTTCCGGGGCCGTCGCTACGACACCGGTGACAAACTGGACTACATCAAGGCCATCATCCAGCTCGCGAGCGACCGCGAAGACCTGGGCGGCGACCTGCGCCCCTGGCTGAAGGAATACGTCAAGGGACTGTAG